In Streptomyces sp. NBC_00091, the following proteins share a genomic window:
- a CDS encoding ABC transporter permease: protein MNFLRFAARRLGEMAATLLAASFVVFGAMYLAPGSPASFVLAGRSASPEALAAVNAQYHLDDPFLVRYFRWLGEVVQGDFGRSITYRTDVSRLLSDRLPSTLMLVAMALVVVVAVGLALGWIGSVRGGATDSAILVTTTFAVGTPSFVAAVLLQGLFAVNLGWFPSSGAGDGFGDMFWHLTLPAIALALYLIGMLARVTRSAMLEALDGEHVTVARSRGVPERQVVRRHVFRNALGTVLTTGGLIVSTLLVCTILVETAFSVGGIGQLLELSTTTKDFPTVQAISLVIVALFMLVNLIVDLLLPLVDPRITLGSRRSSA, encoded by the coding sequence GTGAACTTCCTGAGATTCGCGGCACGACGGCTGGGGGAGATGGCCGCCACCCTGCTCGCCGCCTCGTTCGTGGTCTTCGGCGCGATGTACCTGGCGCCGGGCAGCCCGGCGAGCTTCGTGCTCGCCGGCCGCTCGGCCTCCCCGGAGGCCCTGGCCGCCGTCAACGCCCAGTACCACCTGGACGACCCCTTCCTCGTCCGCTACTTCCGGTGGCTCGGCGAAGTGGTGCAGGGAGACTTCGGGCGGTCCATCACCTACCGCACCGACGTGTCCCGGCTCCTGTCCGACCGGCTGCCCAGCACCCTGATGCTGGTCGCCATGGCCCTGGTGGTCGTCGTGGCCGTCGGCCTGGCGCTCGGCTGGATCGGTTCCGTCCGCGGCGGCGCCACCGACTCCGCCATCCTCGTCACCACCACCTTCGCCGTCGGCACGCCCTCGTTCGTCGCGGCCGTGCTGCTCCAGGGCCTCTTCGCGGTCAACCTCGGCTGGTTCCCCAGCAGCGGCGCGGGCGACGGCTTCGGCGACATGTTCTGGCACCTCACCCTCCCCGCCATCGCGCTCGCGCTGTACCTGATCGGCATGCTGGCCCGGGTCACCCGCTCCGCCATGCTCGAAGCCCTCGACGGCGAACACGTCACCGTGGCGCGCAGCCGGGGCGTTCCCGAGCGCCAGGTCGTCCGCCGCCATGTGTTCCGCAACGCGCTGGGCACCGTACTCACCACGGGCGGCCTGATCGTCTCCACCCTGCTGGTCTGCACGATCCTCGTGGAAACCGCCTTCAGCGTCGGCGGCATCGGCCAGCTCCTGGAACTGTCCACGACGACCAAGGACTTCCCGACCGTCCAGGCCATCTCCCTAGTCATCGTCGCCCTGTTCATGCTCGTGAACCTCATCGTCGACCTGCTGCTGCCGCTGGTCGACCCGCGGATCACCCTCGGATCGAGGAGGTCCTCCGCATGA
- a CDS encoding serine/threonine-protein kinase — MSAQLPGVHPAHQPLSADDPDEIGGYRLRARLGSGGMGVVYLAHTPGGRPIALKAVRADFAGDPEFRRRFAQEVASARRIHGLFTAQVVDSGVDAPTPWLATAYVPGPSLQQVVRRHGPLPTRTVLLLVAGIAEALQAIHRAGVVHRDLKPANVLIAEDGPRVIDFGIARAVDATALTGVGLRIGTAAFMAPEQAMGLDVTAATDVFALGALAAYVAGGAPPFGAGAESAALYRVVHEQPDLTRVPRDLHDLLSWCLAKGPGDRPTPTDLISAAHAHPAVDHRPEFTDGWLPHQVSREISGQAEQSTPTHDQLTLTAPATPSAHPAGGVRSDPPPRRARRRGRRPPVTALIAAAALVAAGGAAYYAAPPAYDVDDPGEQPAPAAAFAAGYANAELTSPDPTYEFDLKAGKVVPADTATWYLARSQTGFVTPEDSDAFIAAGDELSPADCVRGVETQPVTTIAFSGLSGERPFCVRSADRKDVAIVRLIEAAAGGGSVTVEVSHHRRAG, encoded by the coding sequence ATGTCCGCTCAGCTTCCCGGAGTGCACCCCGCCCACCAGCCCCTGTCCGCCGACGACCCCGATGAGATCGGCGGCTACCGACTCCGTGCCCGGCTGGGATCGGGCGGCATGGGGGTGGTGTACCTGGCCCACACCCCGGGGGGCCGCCCGATCGCCTTGAAGGCGGTGCGTGCGGACTTCGCCGGAGATCCCGAATTCCGCCGGCGCTTCGCCCAGGAGGTCGCCAGCGCCCGGCGCATCCACGGCCTGTTCACCGCGCAGGTGGTGGATTCGGGGGTGGACGCTCCCACCCCGTGGCTGGCCACCGCCTATGTGCCCGGCCCGTCCCTCCAGCAGGTGGTGCGGCGCCACGGTCCGCTGCCGACGCGCACGGTGCTGCTGCTCGTCGCGGGCATCGCCGAGGCGCTCCAGGCGATCCACCGGGCCGGGGTGGTCCACCGGGACCTCAAGCCCGCCAACGTCCTGATCGCCGAGGACGGCCCCCGGGTGATCGACTTCGGCATCGCGCGCGCGGTCGACGCCACCGCGCTGACCGGCGTAGGGCTGCGGATCGGCACCGCCGCGTTCATGGCACCGGAGCAGGCGATGGGTCTGGACGTCACGGCGGCGACCGATGTCTTCGCACTCGGAGCGCTCGCGGCGTACGTGGCCGGGGGAGCGCCGCCGTTCGGGGCCGGAGCGGAGTCGGCCGCCTTGTACAGGGTGGTTCACGAGCAGCCCGACCTCACCAGGGTGCCGCGTGACCTGCACGATCTCCTGTCGTGGTGTCTGGCCAAGGGGCCCGGCGACCGTCCCACGCCCACTGATCTGATCTCGGCCGCACATGCCCATCCCGCCGTGGACCACCGTCCGGAGTTCACCGACGGCTGGCTCCCCCACCAGGTCAGCAGGGAGATATCCGGGCAGGCCGAGCAGTCCACCCCGACTCATGACCAGCTCACCCTGACCGCCCCGGCGACCCCGTCCGCGCACCCCGCCGGTGGCGTTCGGTCGGATCCCCCTCCCCGTCGAGCCCGCCGACGCGGACGCCGGCCGCCCGTCACCGCGCTGATCGCGGCCGCCGCGCTGGTGGCGGCGGGCGGCGCCGCCTACTACGCGGCGCCGCCCGCCTACGACGTGGACGATCCGGGGGAGCAGCCTGCGCCGGCTGCCGCCTTCGCGGCCGGCTACGCGAACGCCGAACTGACATCCCCGGATCCCACCTACGAGTTCGATCTCAAGGCGGGAAAGGTGGTCCCGGCGGATACGGCCACCTGGTACCTGGCGCGCAGCCAGACCGGGTTCGTCACCCCCGAGGACAGTGACGCCTTCATCGCGGCCGGGGACGAGTTGAGCCCCGCCGACTGCGTACGGGGGGTCGAGACGCAACCGGTGACCACGATCGCGTTCAGCGGTCTGAGCGGTGAGCGCCCGTTCTGCGTCCGCAGCGCCGACCGGAAGGACGTCGCCATCGTGCGCCTGATCGAGGCCGCAGCGGGCGGTGGGTCCGTCACGGTGGAGGTGAGCCACCACAGGAGGGCGGGGTGA
- a CDS encoding urease subunit alpha codes for MSRQTRHGDHCAPGSRHIDPHEYATVHGPRAGDRVRLGDSGLVVRVESDSQLPGDEFLAGFGKTARDGLHLKAAAVRETCDVVVSNVLVIDAVLGIRKVSIGIREGRIHAIGRAGNPDTLDGVDVVVGTGTTMISGEGLIATAGAVDTHVHLLSPRIMEASLASGVTTIIGQEIGPSWGVGVNSPWALRHGFKAFDAWPVNIGFLARGSSSHEAPLVEALAEGGACGFKVHEDMGAHTRALDTALRVAEEYDVQVALHSDGLNECLSVEDTLRVLEGRTIHAFHIEGCGGGHVPNVLKMAGVPNVIGSSTNPTLPFGRDAVAEHYGMIVSVHALKPDLPGDAAMARDRIRAGTMGAEGVLHDLGAIGITSSDAQGMGRAGETIRRTFAMAAKMKGELGPLAGDGEGDDNARVLRYMAKLTINPAIAHGLAHEIGSIEVGKLADIVLWRPQFFGAKPQLVLKSGFPAYGVTGDPNAATDTCEPLVLAPLFGGHGAAPAELSVAFVSRAAAEAGSAGGPQDVLATRRRRVAVRGTRGIGSADMVHNARLGEVQVDARSGLVTLDGAPLRSEPAQEVSLSRLYFL; via the coding sequence GTGAGCAGACAGACCAGGCACGGCGACCACTGCGCACCCGGCAGCCGGCACATCGACCCGCACGAGTACGCCACCGTGCACGGTCCTCGCGCGGGCGATCGGGTCCGCCTCGGCGACTCGGGTCTCGTGGTCCGGGTGGAGTCCGATTCACAGCTACCCGGTGACGAGTTCCTGGCCGGCTTCGGCAAGACCGCCCGTGACGGCCTGCACCTGAAGGCCGCGGCCGTCCGCGAGACCTGCGACGTCGTGGTCAGCAACGTGCTGGTCATCGACGCCGTGCTGGGCATCCGGAAGGTCTCCATCGGCATCCGCGAGGGACGTATCCACGCGATCGGCCGGGCCGGCAACCCCGACACCCTCGACGGGGTGGACGTCGTCGTCGGCACGGGCACGACCATGATCTCCGGCGAGGGTCTGATCGCCACCGCCGGAGCCGTGGACACCCATGTCCACCTGCTCTCCCCGCGCATCATGGAGGCGTCCCTGGCCTCCGGCGTCACCACGATCATCGGCCAGGAAATCGGGCCGAGTTGGGGTGTCGGCGTCAACTCCCCGTGGGCGTTGCGGCACGGGTTCAAAGCGTTCGACGCCTGGCCCGTCAACATCGGCTTCCTGGCCCGCGGTTCCTCTTCCCATGAGGCGCCCCTGGTCGAGGCGCTCGCCGAGGGCGGTGCGTGCGGCTTCAAGGTCCATGAGGACATGGGCGCCCACACCCGCGCCCTGGACACCGCCCTGCGGGTGGCCGAGGAGTACGACGTACAGGTCGCCCTGCACAGCGACGGACTCAACGAATGCCTCTCGGTCGAGGACACCCTGCGGGTGCTGGAGGGCCGGACCATCCACGCCTTCCACATCGAGGGCTGCGGCGGCGGGCACGTCCCCAACGTGCTCAAGATGGCGGGCGTGCCGAATGTCATCGGCTCCTCCACCAACCCCACCCTGCCCTTCGGCCGGGACGCGGTCGCCGAGCACTACGGCATGATCGTCTCCGTACATGCGCTGAAGCCGGACCTCCCCGGCGACGCGGCCATGGCCCGCGACCGGATCCGCGCGGGCACCATGGGCGCCGAAGGCGTGCTGCATGATCTGGGTGCGATCGGCATCACCTCCTCCGATGCCCAGGGCATGGGCCGGGCCGGTGAGACGATCCGCCGCACCTTCGCGATGGCGGCGAAGATGAAGGGCGAGCTGGGCCCGCTGGCCGGCGACGGCGAGGGTGACGACAACGCCCGCGTCCTGCGCTACATGGCCAAGCTGACCATCAACCCGGCCATCGCCCACGGTCTGGCCCACGAGATCGGCTCCATCGAGGTCGGCAAACTCGCCGACATCGTGCTCTGGCGCCCCCAGTTCTTCGGCGCCAAGCCCCAGCTGGTCCTCAAGTCCGGCTTCCCCGCCTACGGGGTCACCGGCGACCCCAACGCCGCCACCGACACCTGCGAACCGCTCGTCCTCGCACCGTTGTTCGGAGGGCACGGGGCCGCACCCGCGGAGCTGTCGGTGGCCTTCGTCAGCCGCGCCGCAGCCGAGGCGGGGTCGGCCGGCGGACCCCAGGACGTGCTGGCGACCCGCCGCCGTCGGGTCGCCGTGCGGGGCACGCGGGGGATCGGCTCCGCGGACATGGTCCACAACGCCCGTCTGGGCGAGGTGCAGGTGGACGCGCGCAGTGGCCTGGTCACTCTCGACGGGGCACCCCTGCGCTCAGAGCCGGCGCAGGAGGTTTCCCTGAGCCGCCTCTACTTCTTGTGA
- a CDS encoding TetR/AcrR family transcriptional regulator has product MARRTHILEAAARVIARSGVRGLRVEEVAAEAGVSTSLLYYHFKDRTGLLRQTLEFINDRAERYTTTRDADAEPLSPRAELAQTLLLELQDTAEVRENSSAWGELRASAVFDEVLREDLARATLVWVQEVAALLGQVEPMASAAALAAAGERLTALLEGLSMRWLSGGLRISHARALMEGAIDAELAGLRQK; this is encoded by the coding sequence ATGGCCCGACGTACACACATCCTCGAAGCCGCCGCCCGGGTGATCGCCAGGAGCGGTGTCCGTGGCCTGCGCGTGGAGGAAGTGGCCGCCGAGGCCGGCGTGTCCACCTCGCTGCTCTACTACCACTTCAAGGACCGCACCGGGCTCCTGCGGCAGACCCTCGAGTTCATCAACGACCGGGCCGAGCGCTACACGACGACCCGCGACGCGGACGCGGAACCGCTCAGCCCCCGTGCGGAACTCGCCCAGACCCTCCTCCTCGAGCTCCAGGACACCGCCGAGGTCAGGGAGAACAGTTCCGCCTGGGGCGAGCTGCGGGCGAGCGCCGTCTTCGACGAGGTGCTGCGGGAGGATCTGGCCAGGGCGACCCTGGTGTGGGTCCAGGAGGTGGCCGCTCTCCTGGGCCAGGTGGAGCCGATGGCCTCCGCGGCAGCACTGGCCGCGGCCGGCGAGCGGCTCACCGCCCTCCTCGAGGGGCTGAGCATGCGCTGGCTCAGCGGCGGACTCCGGATCAGCCATGCGCGTGCACTGATGGAAGGCGCGATCGACGCCGAACTGGCGGGACTGCGCCAGAAGTAG
- a CDS encoding ABC transporter substrate-binding protein, whose translation MTTPPPRTSRRASGPRDRFAAATAVLASCALLAACSGPPKSGAGPVTEVTLSKTTPEAKGEIDSFTWAVYAEPPTLDHTVAFDYPQNTILSNVCESLMRWTPGLTMEPGLAQKASNPDPTTWVYDLRPGVRFHDGGTMSADDVVFSLGRQMDPDNAAAWAQNFQNVASVTKTGPLQVTVKLKKPDSQFPQYMATAAGVVASKAGVEAAGKDYGTTGSLACTGPFKLGTWNKGQSIELERFDGYWGTRAKSKKAVLRFLTDPSARTNAMLSGEADGGYLIPTESYARLRGSGVGTLYFGEGLSTVNVNITNMQGPLGDVRVRRALSLALDRPGFVKAGLGGAGTVTHSLTTRAAWAAAPEGTLKNALDGLPRPDRDVERAKELIKEAGATGKTLTVATSSIGQDVSLLATAIQAAGTQIGLDIQLKTIAPNAFTALFTDPAAREGIDMFPLTYYDSITDPLDLLTSFKTGAYMNFAGYSDKQYDELVDQAVGTYDPAQRLEIEAKLQKQAAEQLLWIPVAEWPTAVFLGKRITGAPTTISYMYYPWAADVGAAR comes from the coding sequence ATGACCACACCCCCACCCCGGACCTCCAGACGCGCGAGCGGCCCGCGCGACCGGTTCGCCGCCGCCACCGCGGTCCTGGCTTCCTGCGCCCTGCTCGCGGCCTGCTCCGGCCCGCCCAAGAGCGGAGCGGGTCCCGTCACCGAGGTCACCCTGTCCAAGACGACCCCGGAGGCCAAGGGCGAGATCGACTCCTTCACCTGGGCCGTCTACGCCGAGCCGCCCACGCTCGACCACACGGTGGCGTTCGACTACCCGCAGAACACGATCCTCTCCAACGTCTGCGAGAGCCTCATGCGGTGGACGCCGGGGCTCACCATGGAACCGGGCCTCGCCCAGAAGGCCTCGAACCCCGACCCCACCACGTGGGTCTACGACCTGCGCCCCGGCGTGCGCTTCCACGACGGCGGCACGATGAGCGCCGACGACGTGGTCTTCAGCCTGGGCCGGCAGATGGATCCGGACAACGCGGCGGCCTGGGCCCAGAACTTCCAGAACGTCGCCTCCGTGACCAAGACCGGTCCGCTCCAGGTCACCGTCAAGCTCAAGAAGCCCGACTCCCAGTTCCCCCAGTACATGGCGACCGCCGCTGGCGTGGTGGCGTCCAAGGCCGGAGTCGAGGCGGCGGGCAAGGACTACGGCACCACCGGCAGCCTCGCCTGCACCGGCCCCTTCAAGCTCGGCACCTGGAACAAGGGCCAGTCGATCGAGCTGGAGCGGTTCGACGGCTACTGGGGGACCAGGGCCAAGTCCAAGAAGGCCGTCCTCAGGTTCCTGACCGACCCCTCCGCCCGCACCAACGCCATGCTCAGCGGGGAGGCCGACGGCGGATACCTGATACCCACCGAGAGCTACGCCCGGCTGCGCGGCAGCGGCGTGGGCACCCTGTACTTCGGCGAGGGCCTGAGCACGGTCAACGTCAACATCACCAACATGCAGGGCCCGCTCGGCGACGTCCGCGTACGCCGCGCGCTGTCCCTGGCCCTGGACCGCCCCGGGTTCGTCAAGGCCGGACTCGGCGGCGCCGGAACCGTCACCCACTCCCTCACCACCCGTGCCGCCTGGGCCGCCGCCCCCGAGGGCACCCTGAAGAACGCACTCGACGGCCTGCCGCGCCCCGACCGGGACGTCGAACGGGCCAAGGAGCTGATCAAGGAGGCCGGGGCCACCGGCAAGACCCTGACCGTGGCCACCAGCTCCATCGGCCAGGACGTCTCCCTCCTCGCCACCGCCATCCAGGCGGCCGGCACCCAGATCGGTCTGGACATCCAGCTCAAGACCATCGCTCCGAACGCGTTCACCGCGCTGTTCACCGATCCCGCGGCGCGCGAGGGCATCGACATGTTCCCGCTCACCTACTACGACTCGATCACCGACCCGCTCGACCTGCTGACGAGCTTCAAGACCGGCGCGTACATGAACTTCGCCGGCTACAGCGACAAGCAGTACGACGAGCTGGTCGACCAGGCCGTCGGCACCTACGACCCGGCGCAGCGCCTGGAGATCGAGGCCAAGCTCCAGAAGCAGGCCGCCGAGCAGCTGCTGTGGATCCCGGTCGCCGAATGGCCCACCGCGGTCTTCCTGGGCAAGCGGATCACCGGCGCCCCGACCACCATCTCGTACATGTACTACCCGTGGGCCGCCGACGTGGGTGCGGCCCGGTGA
- the ureA gene encoding urease subunit gamma: MALTPTERDRLLLFTAAELARSRHARGLRLNVPEATALIADTVCEAARDGLRLAAAIARGRSVLGPQDVLPGVADVVTEIQVEAVFDDGTRLAVVSAPFGDVPWDPSAPGAVIPGPGPVRGPRPAAVVTVRNTATVPVSVTSHFHFFEANPRLDFDRAAAYGMRLAVPAGSSTRFETGEAVEVELVPVGGARIAIGFAGLVDGPLDAPGAKEEALRRAAACGYLGVEHARGAQS; this comes from the coding sequence ATGGCTCTGACCCCCACTGAGCGTGACCGGCTCCTGCTGTTCACCGCTGCCGAGCTCGCACGGTCCCGTCATGCCCGAGGGCTCCGTCTCAATGTCCCGGAAGCGACCGCACTCATCGCGGACACGGTGTGCGAGGCCGCCCGTGACGGCCTGCGCCTCGCTGCCGCCATTGCCCGTGGCCGAAGTGTGCTGGGGCCACAGGACGTGTTGCCCGGAGTCGCCGACGTCGTCACCGAGATCCAGGTCGAGGCCGTCTTCGACGACGGCACGCGTCTGGCCGTGGTCAGCGCCCCGTTCGGAGACGTGCCCTGGGACCCGAGCGCCCCGGGGGCGGTCATCCCGGGTCCGGGGCCCGTGCGAGGGCCCCGGCCGGCAGCGGTCGTCACCGTGCGCAACACCGCCACGGTGCCGGTGAGCGTCACCTCCCACTTCCACTTCTTCGAGGCGAATCCCCGCCTCGATTTCGATCGCGCCGCCGCCTACGGGATGCGTCTGGCCGTACCGGCGGGATCCTCCACACGCTTCGAGACCGGCGAAGCCGTGGAAGTCGAGCTCGTGCCGGTCGGCGGTGCGCGGATCGCCATCGGTTTCGCAGGGCTGGTGGACGGGCCGCTGGACGCGCCCGGAGCGAAGGAGGAGGCCCTGCGCAGGGCCGCAGCCTGCGGCTACCTGGGTGTCGAGCACGCGCGAGGAGCACAGTCGTGA
- a CDS encoding agmatine/peptidylarginine deiminase has protein sequence MTAFRMPAEWSEHDGCLMAWPTRTDLWGSVLDDVKEEYANVARAIAEFEPVTMVAPPGHGDDARSWCVPQVTVVELPLDDSWFRDSAPLFVLDGDGRRAGVDFRFNAWGGKHHPYDADDRISGRLLSHLGVERIHSDMVLEGGAITVDGEGTLITTEQCLLHPNRNPGLTRDEIEAELKSRLGVRKVIWLPYGGLLDTETDGHVDGVCAFAAPGKVVVSLPEDPAHPDHARMRANRAVLEATTDARGRRLEIIDVPQTAFVDMAGGEIELSYLNYYVANGGVVVPVAGLPQDEDALAVIAAAYPGRKVVGVRAIGIAFGGGGIHCITQQVPAVRATG, from the coding sequence ATGACTGCTTTCCGTATGCCTGCCGAGTGGTCCGAGCACGACGGGTGCCTGATGGCCTGGCCCACCCGCACGGACCTCTGGGGGAGCGTGCTGGACGACGTCAAGGAGGAGTACGCGAACGTCGCCCGCGCCATCGCGGAGTTCGAGCCGGTGACGATGGTCGCCCCGCCGGGCCACGGTGACGACGCCCGCTCGTGGTGCGTACCGCAGGTCACCGTCGTGGAGCTGCCGCTGGACGACTCGTGGTTCCGTGATTCCGCTCCGCTCTTCGTGCTCGACGGGGACGGACGGCGCGCGGGGGTGGACTTCCGCTTCAACGCCTGGGGCGGCAAGCACCACCCGTACGACGCCGACGACCGGATCAGCGGACGGCTGCTGTCGCACCTCGGGGTCGAGCGCATCCACTCCGACATGGTCCTGGAGGGCGGGGCGATCACCGTCGACGGCGAGGGCACGCTGATCACCACGGAACAATGCCTGCTCCACCCCAACCGCAACCCGGGCCTGACGCGGGACGAGATCGAAGCCGAACTGAAGTCCCGGCTCGGAGTGCGCAAGGTCATCTGGCTTCCGTACGGCGGTCTGCTCGACACCGAGACCGACGGCCACGTCGACGGTGTCTGCGCCTTCGCGGCCCCCGGCAAGGTGGTCGTCTCCCTGCCCGAGGACCCCGCGCATCCCGATCACGCCCGGATGCGCGCCAACCGCGCGGTGCTGGAGGCCACCACCGACGCCCGGGGCCGGCGGCTGGAGATCATCGACGTCCCGCAGACCGCGTTCGTCGACATGGCCGGCGGTGAGATCGAGCTGTCCTACCTCAACTACTACGTGGCCAACGGCGGTGTCGTCGTCCCCGTGGCCGGTCTGCCCCAGGACGAGGACGCCCTCGCAGTGATCGCGGCGGCGTACCCGGGCCGCAAGGTCGTCGGCGTACGGGCGATCGGGATCGCCTTCGGCGGTGGCGGAATCCACTGCATCACCCAGCAGGTCCCCGCCGTGCGGGCCACCGGCTGA
- a CDS encoding agmatine deiminase family protein, whose amino-acid sequence MSDLPPTRRTALRTFAGFGMLALGASACGPGEAAQPGSSIAATGPASKPAGARRLGAEWESHTRTFMSWPALTSVWEEDLPYVREDIARVARAIAEYEHVVLMARPDQQAAAQKACGSEVEVVPLEVDDLWARDTVPVFVEEGGKVIGVDFNFNGWGNKQEHKNDAQVGRTLSQKYGIPRTQAPLVAEGGSFETDGEGTLLVTESSIVNDNRNRGKNRDRIEAELKQTLGIEKVIWLAGVRGEDITDAHVDSLVRFTAPGVVLLDRAFPGMPADSWSRSADQAKSVLTKATDARGRRLEVIDLPQPDLDRITGRGDDFVSTYANFYVANDAVFMPRFGDSKADDRARGILREHFPKRDVVPVRIDTIASGGGGIHCSTHDQPGKPAA is encoded by the coding sequence ATGTCCGACCTTCCCCCCACCCGCCGTACGGCCCTGCGCACGTTCGCCGGTTTCGGCATGCTCGCCCTCGGCGCCTCGGCGTGCGGCCCCGGCGAGGCGGCGCAGCCTGGTTCCTCCATCGCCGCCACCGGCCCAGCCTCCAAGCCCGCCGGAGCCCGGAGGCTGGGCGCCGAGTGGGAAAGCCACACGCGCACCTTCATGTCCTGGCCCGCCCTGACCTCCGTCTGGGAGGAGGACCTGCCCTACGTCCGGGAGGACATCGCCCGCGTGGCACGGGCGATCGCGGAGTACGAGCACGTCGTGCTGATGGCCAGGCCCGATCAGCAGGCCGCGGCCCAGAAGGCGTGCGGCTCGGAGGTCGAGGTCGTCCCCCTGGAGGTCGACGACCTGTGGGCCCGTGACACCGTGCCGGTGTTCGTGGAAGAGGGCGGCAAGGTGATCGGCGTCGACTTCAACTTCAACGGCTGGGGCAACAAGCAGGAGCACAAGAACGACGCCCAGGTCGGCCGCACCCTGTCGCAGAAGTACGGGATCCCCCGCACCCAGGCACCGCTGGTGGCCGAGGGAGGCTCCTTCGAGACCGACGGCGAGGGCACCCTCCTGGTCACGGAGAGCTCGATCGTCAACGACAACCGCAACCGCGGCAAGAACCGGGACCGGATCGAAGCCGAGCTCAAGCAGACCCTGGGCATCGAGAAAGTGATCTGGCTGGCCGGCGTACGCGGCGAGGACATCACCGACGCACACGTGGACAGCCTCGTACGGTTCACCGCGCCCGGTGTGGTCCTCCTGGACAGGGCGTTCCCCGGCATGCCGGCCGACTCCTGGTCCCGCTCGGCCGACCAGGCGAAATCCGTTCTCACCAAGGCGACCGACGCCCGGGGACGGCGCCTGGAGGTCATCGACCTGCCGCAGCCCGACCTCGACAGGATCACGGGCCGCGGCGACGACTTCGTATCGACGTACGCCAACTTCTACGTCGCCAACGACGCCGTCTTCATGCCCCGCTTCGGCGACTCGAAGGCCGACGACCGTGCCCGGGGGATCCTGCGGGAGCACTTCCCCAAGCGGGACGTCGTGCCGGTCAGGATCGACACCATCGCCTCGGGCGGCGGCGGCATCCACTGCTCCACCCACGACCAGCCCGGCAAGCCCGCCGCCTAA
- a CDS encoding TetR/AcrR family transcriptional regulator has product MTDRRTAILEAAARLIARRGVRGLRVEELAAEAGVSTALVYYHFKDRAGILRRTLEFINDRAERYTGGLDDLDASPSDPRTTLEQSLLLEFQDIAAVRENSTAWGELRASAIFEPELREDLAKASLSWVQEVAFLLACAQPMTPAPTLTASAERLTALLEGLSMRWLSGVLHVTHARELMLEAVEVELEYLGQLARR; this is encoded by the coding sequence GTGACGGACCGCAGAACGGCGATCTTGGAGGCGGCCGCCCGGCTCATAGCCAGGCGCGGGGTCCGCGGGCTGCGCGTGGAGGAGCTCGCGGCCGAAGCCGGGGTGTCCACAGCGCTCGTCTACTACCACTTCAAGGACCGGGCCGGCATCCTCCGTCGCACCCTGGAGTTCATCAACGACCGGGCGGAACGGTACACGGGCGGCCTCGACGACCTGGACGCATCCCCGTCCGACCCGCGCACGACCCTGGAGCAGTCCCTCCTGCTCGAATTCCAGGACATCGCCGCGGTGCGCGAGAACAGCACGGCGTGGGGGGAACTGCGCGCCAGCGCGATCTTCGAGCCCGAGCTGCGGGAGGACCTGGCCAAAGCCAGCCTGAGCTGGGTCCAGGAAGTGGCCTTCCTCCTGGCGTGCGCGCAGCCGATGACACCGGCCCCCACCCTCACGGCCTCCGCCGAACGGCTCACCGCGCTGCTCGAAGGGCTCAGCATGCGCTGGCTCAGCGGCGTGCTGCACGTGACGCACGCCCGCGAGCTCATGCTGGAAGCCGTCGAAGTGGAACTGGAGTACCTGGGCCAGTTGGCGCGGCGCTGA